The following coding sequences lie in one Apium graveolens cultivar Ventura chromosome 1, ASM990537v1, whole genome shotgun sequence genomic window:
- the LOC141718322 gene encoding uncharacterized protein LOC141718322, with protein MADSSKGKDRQIGLSYPMLTKINYTAWAMKMKVYLQAYNVWEAVEPKDPKAPIEDKADKRAMTMIYQEISEELLLKLAERTTAKQVWPAIKTTSLGADRVKKFKAQTLKAEFESLKMNETEQLDDFCFKLNGWVAKIRALGESIGEKYVMKKILRAVPTKFLQITSTLEQFGNLETMSIVEVIGSLKAHE; from the coding sequence ATGGCAGATTCAAGCAAGGGCAAAGACAGGCAAATTGGGCTTAGCTACCCAATGCTAACAAAAATAAATTATACTGCCTGGGCTATGAAAATGAAAGTATATTTGCAGGCATATAACGTGTGGGAAGCAGTAGAGCCCAAGGACCCAAAAGCACCCATCGAGGACAAGGCGGATAAACGTGCTATGACGATGATCTACCAGGAAATCTCAGAAGAACTGCTGTTGAAACTAGCGGAGCGTACAACTGCCAAACAAGTCTGGCCAGCCATTAAAACAACGTCTTTAGGTGCTGATAGGGTGAAGAAATTTAAGGCCCAAACTCTCAAGGCGGAGTTTGAGTCGCTGAAGATGAATGAGACGGAGCAATTGGATGACTTTTGTTTTAAATTGAATGGCTGGGTTGCGAAGATCAGGGCACTTGGAGAATCAATTGGAGAGAAGTACGTTATGAAGAAAATCCTACGGGCAGTTCCAACAAAGTTTCTACAAATTACCTCAACACTTGAGCAATTTGGCAATTTAGAAACAATGTCTATAGTGGAGGTAATTGGCTCATTGAAGGCTCATGAATAA